ATTGATGGCGCCAGCGGCCAGAAAGAAGACGGCCCAGGTGGCGTTCAGGCGGTCCCATACCGGCTCGGGCAGGGCGATCTGTTTATCCAGCAGCCGGCGAATGAGATTGCGTTTGAAAACCCAGCGGCCGATCAGCAGCGCGCCGCCGAAAAGCCAGTAAAGCACGGTAGGCTTCCATTTGATGAAGACATCGCTGTGCAGCCACAGCGTGGCGCCGCCGAAAATAACGATAACCGCCAGATTGATCCAGTGCATGCCCTCGATGGGACGGCCGGCAACCTTCAGCCAGAGTATCTGCACGATCGACGCCGTAATGGCGACCGCCGTGGCGGTATAAATGCCGGCATAGCGGTAGGCGATGAAAAACAGCAGCAGCGGAAACAGGTCGAATAAAAACTTCTTCATTTGCGTACTTTTTGCGGGCGCCGCCAAGGGGCGGCGCCGGGAACCGGTTCGTGCATAATCGCGCCCCATGTTAATCGAGTTTGATCATGCCGTCGTGAGGACGCCCCAGGCCGAAATCCTGCATGGGCTCAACGTCGCTTTGCACGAACGCCGCATCGGCATCGTGGGACCGAACGGCGCGGGCAAGAGTACCTTCGCGCGGCTCATCAATGGACTGGTGCTGCCCTCTGCCGGAGCCGTGCGCGTCAACGGCCACGATACCGGCCGGGCGACGCGCCAGGTCCGCCGCGAGGTCGGTTTTGTATTCCAGAACCCCGAAAACCAGATCGTCTTTCCCATCGTACGCGAAGACATGGAGTTCGGCCTGAAGGGCCTGCTGCCGGACCGCGCCGAGCGCGAGTGCCGCGCTGCGGCGCAGCTGGAGGCGCTGGGGATTGCGCACCTGGCGGACCGCGCCAGCCATACCCTGTCCGGCGGCGAGCGCCAGTTGGTGGCCTTGGCCTCGGTGCTGGTCATGCGGCCGAAAGTCGTCGTCTTCGACGAACCGACTACCCAGCTGGATCTGCGCAACCGCAACCGGGTGCAGCGCGCCATTGCGGACCTGGACTGCGCGGCGGTGGTCGTCAGTCATGACCTGCCGCTGCTGGAGGACTTCGACCGTGTCCTGGTCATCGCCGACGGGCGTATTGCCGCCGACGATGCGCCGGCGCCGGCGCTGCGCTGGTACAGGGAGCACTACGCATGATGGAGCCGCTCTATGTCCAGGGCGGCGGCATCCTGCACCGCCTGCCCGCCGCATTGAAGCTTGGCGTGCTGCTCGCGGCAGGCATCGGGCTCTTCTTTGCTCATCGTCTGGACGTGCTCGGCGGCGCATTCATGGCTGCCGCACTGCTGGTGGCGGCGTCGGGCGCCGGAGCGGGCGCGGTATGGCGCCATATCAAGGGCCTGCTGCCCATCCTGCTCGTGGTGGGCGGCTGCGCCGCCTGGTTCGATGGATGGGGCCGCGCCGCCGAGATGCTGTTGCGGGTCGGTGCGCTGGTGGCGCTCGCGCTCGCCGTGACGCTGACCACGCGCACCAGCGATCTCGTCGATGTCTGCGAGCGGACCTTGTATCCGCTGGACCGGTTGGGCTGGGTGGACGCCCGCCGCCTGGCGCTGGCCCTGGCGCTGACGCTGCGGTTCATCCCGGAAATCTGGCGCAATTATCAGGACATCCGCGAAGCACAGGCCGCGCGCGGGTTGTCGCGGAACGTGCTGGCGCTGGCGGTCCCGCTGCTGGTGCGCACGCTCAAACGCGCCGAGGAAGTGGCCGACGCCATCGATGCCCGGGGGCCATAGTCCCGGCGAGGCGGGGCCGCAGCAGGTTCACCGGCGGTGTTATATGAGCAGGCGGCTTGAGCCGTTGGCAGTCTACATTTTGTGAGCAGGAGAGCGCCATGCGCACCAGGGATACCGTTACCGTCGCGATGTTTGCGGCGCTTATCGTCGTTTTGAGCCTTGCGCCCCCCATTCCGGTGCCGGCGCTGCCGGTGCCGATCACCCTGCAGGTGCTGGGCGTCATGCTCGCCGGCTGCATGCTGGGGCCCGTGCGGGGCGCAGCCGCGGTGGGGCTGTACCTGCTTCTGGCGGCCGTCGGGCTGCCCGTTCTGCCGGGCGGGCGCGGGGGACTCGGCGTCTATGCCGGGCCGACCGGCGGCTTTCTGGTCGGCATGTTCCTCGGCGCGGCGGTCTGCGGCGCCATCGCCCGCACGGCGGCGCGCGCCGGCCGCTCCACGCTGGTCGCCATGGCGGGCTACTTCCTTGCCTCCCTGGCGGGGGGCCTGGTCGTGGTGTACGCCGTCGGCATACCGTGGCTGGCCGTGGTGACCGGCATGACCCTGACCAAGGCGGCCCTTGCCATGGTGGTCTTCCTGCCCGCCGACATCGTCAAGGCCGTGGTCGCGGCGGTCATATCGCAGCGGGTAAGCCGGGTTTGGTCGTTCTCCCGCGACCGCGGCCCCGCAATCTGACGCGCCTGGCGGGCCGGATACCGGCCCTGAACCTATAATCCCGCTTCCCGTACAGGCCCTTTCCGGAGACAAAGGATGCATTCCAAACATAAAACAGGCATCGCGGCCGCCGCGCTGGCGCTCATCTTCCCGCTCGCGGTCCATGCGCAGGTCAAGGTGGGCGTGACGGTTTCCAGCACCGGCCCCGCTGCCTCGCTGGGAATCCCCGAGCGCAATACCGTCGCGCTGCTGCCCCAGGAAGTGGCCGGGCAGAAGATCGAATGGATCGTCCTGGACGACGCGACCGACACCACGCAGGCGGTGAAGAACATGCGCAAGTTCGTCAGCGAGGACAAGGCCGATGTGGTCATCGGCACCTCGGCAACGCCCGGCTCGCTGGCGATGGTGGACGTGGCGGGAGAGACCGGCACGCCGATGATCAGCGTGGCGGCCAGCGTGAAGATCGTCGACCCGGTCGAAGGGGCGCGCAAGTGGTCGTTCAAGACGCCGCAAAACGACGCGCTGATGGCCGCCGCCCTGGCGGATGCGATGGCGCACAACAAGGTGAAGACGCTCGGCTTCATCGGATTTTCCGACGCCTACGGCGATAGCTGGCTGCAGGAAATCAAGGGCGCCGCCGAGAAAAAGGGCATCAAGATTGTCGCGGTCGAAAAGTACGCCCGTGCGGACACAAGCGTGACGGGTCAGATCCTGAAAATCATGGCGGCCCGTCCGGATGCGGTGCTGATCGCCGGTTCCGGCACCCCGGCCGCGCTGCCGCAGAAAGAGCTGCGCTCGCGCAACTACGGCGGACAGATCTATCAGACGCACGGCGTGGCCAACGGCGACTTCCTGCGGGTGTGCGGCAAGGGCTGCGAAGGCATGTTGTTGCCCGCCGGTCCGCTGCTGGTCGCCGAGCAATTGCCGGACGACCATCCCGTGAAGCGGTCGGCCCTGACCTATGTCGCCGCTTATGAAAAGGCCCATGGCGCCGGCTCGGTCAGCACCTTCGGCGGCCATATGTGGGATGCCGGCCAACTTGTGGTGGCGGCGATTCCGGTTGCGTTGAAGACGGCCCAGCCCGGCACGCCCGAATTCCGCAAGGCCATGCGCGATGCCCTGGAAAACGTGAAGGATCTGCCTGCCTCGCAGGGCGTCTTCAACATGGGTCCGGCCGATCATGCGGGCCTGGACGACCGCGCCCGCGTCATGGTGAAGGTGCAGGGCGGCAAGTGGGTCTACCAGCCGGGGCTGTAACGGCGGTCTTATGGATTCCTCCATTGCGCTGATCCTGCTGCAGGACGGCATTGTCAGCGGGGCCATTTACGCCCTGCTGGGCATGGCCCTGGTGCTGGTGTTCGCGGTGACGCGCGTTATCTTCATCCCGCAGGGCGAGTTCGTCGCCTTCGGCGCGCTGACGCTGGCGATGCTGGTGGACGGCAAAGTGCCCGGCACGGTGTATCTGTTGCCTTTGCTCGGCGGCGTCGTATTCCTGATGGCGCTGGCCCGTGCGCTGCGCACGCGCAGCGCTGCCGGGTTGCCGACGGCGTTCGCGGCGAACATTGTGTTGCCCGCGGTGCTGTATTGGCTGACCACGCATCTGGCGGGGCCCGATACGCCGCTATGGCGCAACATGCTGTTGACCCTGCTGCTGATCGTGCCGATGGGGCCGATGATCTATCGCATCGTGTACCAGCCCCTGGCCGAAGCGTCGGTGCTGGTGCTGCTGATTCTGTCTGTGGCCGTTCACTTCGTGCTGGTCGGGATGGGGCTGCTGTTTTTCGGCGCGGAGGGGTGGCGCACGCCGGTCTTCATCGACGGCCAGGTGGACCTGGGCGTCATGGCGTGGTCTGGCCAAAGCCTGTTCGTGGTCGGGACCTGCGCGGTGCTGATCCTGGCCTTGTGGATT
The sequence above is a segment of the Bordetella genomosp. 9 genome. Coding sequences within it:
- a CDS encoding septation protein A, with amino-acid sequence MKKFLFDLFPLLLFFIAYRYAGIYTATAVAITASIVQILWLKVAGRPIEGMHWINLAVIVIFGGATLWLHSDVFIKWKPTVLYWLFGGALLIGRWVFKRNLIRRLLDKQIALPEPVWDRLNATWAVFFLAAGAINLYVAFSGHFSEAQWVTFKAFGLMGLMIVFVVAQSIWLGRHLQHPEGEAGDQSSEGGKR
- a CDS encoding energy-coupling factor ABC transporter ATP-binding protein; this translates as MLIEFDHAVVRTPQAEILHGLNVALHERRIGIVGPNGAGKSTFARLINGLVLPSAGAVRVNGHDTGRATRQVRREVGFVFQNPENQIVFPIVREDMEFGLKGLLPDRAERECRAAAQLEALGIAHLADRASHTLSGGERQLVALASVLVMRPKVVVFDEPTTQLDLRNRNRVQRAIADLDCAAVVVSHDLPLLEDFDRVLVIADGRIAADDAPAPALRWYREHYA
- a CDS encoding energy-coupling factor transporter transmembrane component T family protein, with the translated sequence MMEPLYVQGGGILHRLPAALKLGVLLAAGIGLFFAHRLDVLGGAFMAAALLVAASGAGAGAVWRHIKGLLPILLVVGGCAAWFDGWGRAAEMLLRVGALVALALAVTLTTRTSDLVDVCERTLYPLDRLGWVDARRLALALALTLRFIPEIWRNYQDIREAQAARGLSRNVLALAVPLLVRTLKRAEEVADAIDARGP
- a CDS encoding biotin transporter BioY; this encodes MRTRDTVTVAMFAALIVVLSLAPPIPVPALPVPITLQVLGVMLAGCMLGPVRGAAAVGLYLLLAAVGLPVLPGGRGGLGVYAGPTGGFLVGMFLGAAVCGAIARTAARAGRSTLVAMAGYFLASLAGGLVVVYAVGIPWLAVVTGMTLTKAALAMVVFLPADIVKAVVAAVISQRVSRVWSFSRDRGPAI
- a CDS encoding ABC transporter substrate-binding protein, whose translation is MHSKHKTGIAAAALALIFPLAVHAQVKVGVTVSSTGPAASLGIPERNTVALLPQEVAGQKIEWIVLDDATDTTQAVKNMRKFVSEDKADVVIGTSATPGSLAMVDVAGETGTPMISVAASVKIVDPVEGARKWSFKTPQNDALMAAALADAMAHNKVKTLGFIGFSDAYGDSWLQEIKGAAEKKGIKIVAVEKYARADTSVTGQILKIMAARPDAVLIAGSGTPAALPQKELRSRNYGGQIYQTHGVANGDFLRVCGKGCEGMLLPAGPLLVAEQLPDDHPVKRSALTYVAAYEKAHGAGSVSTFGGHMWDAGQLVVAAIPVALKTAQPGTPEFRKAMRDALENVKDLPASQGVFNMGPADHAGLDDRARVMVKVQGGKWVYQPGL
- a CDS encoding branched-chain amino acid ABC transporter permease — encoded protein: MDSSIALILLQDGIVSGAIYALLGMALVLVFAVTRVIFIPQGEFVAFGALTLAMLVDGKVPGTVYLLPLLGGVVFLMALARALRTRSAAGLPTAFAANIVLPAVLYWLTTHLAGPDTPLWRNMLLTLLLIVPMGPMIYRIVYQPLAEASVLVLLILSVAVHFVLVGMGLLFFGAEGWRTPVFIDGQVDLGVMAWSGQSLFVVGTCAVLILALWIFFGKTLYGRALRATAVNRRGARLVGISSTMAGGITFTLTALMGAVSGVLIAPVTTVYYDTGFLIGLKGFVGAIIGALASYPAAAAGALLVGLLEAFSSFWASAYKEVIVFTLIIPVLLWLSLRGGHAQAEE